A single window of Athene noctua chromosome 1, bAthNoc1.hap1.1, whole genome shotgun sequence DNA harbors:
- the GTF3C6 gene encoding general transcription factor 3C polypeptide 6 isoform X3: protein MAAAESTEEGGRKDGVEEDEVEQLVMVELSGIIDSDFLEKCENKCKILGIETERPILQVDRYVFAGEYEDTLGTCVVFEENTEHVDAEGNQKVQLKYKCHTMKKLNMTRTLLTEKKEGEENVGGVEWLQIKDRDFSYSRPNTICSFLREKEDSEESVQAQDKLTEESEGEVSGEGNSDMNCDLEKQHNLEIDASLPLPDSPASGAEDSLSESVALDDAPP from the exons ATGGCGGCGGCAGAGAGCACGGAGGAGGGCGGGAGGAAAGATGGAGTGGAGGAGGACGAGGTGGAG CAGCTGGTCATGGTGGAGCTATCAGGAATTATTGATTCAGACTTCttagaaaaatgtgaaaacaaatgcaagatTTTG GGAATAGAGACAGAGAGGCCCATTTTACAAGTGGACAGATATGTATTTGCAGGAGAATATGAAG ATACCTTGGGAACCTGTGTGgtttttgaagaaaacacagagcatG TAGATGCAGAAGGCAACCAAAAAGTACAGCTGAAATACAAGTGCCACACAATGAAGAAGCTGAACATGACACGGACACTTTTGAcggaaaagaaagaaggagaagagaATGTTG GTGGAGTGGAGTGGTTACAGATCAAAGACAGAGATTTTTCCTACAGCAGGCCTAATACAATTTGCAGCTTTCTGCGTGAAAAAGAAGATTCTGAGGAGTCAGTTCAGGCCCAAGACAAACTGACTGAAGAGTCAGAGGGAGAGGTGAGTGGTGAAGGAAATTCTGACATGAATTGTGACCTGGAGAAGCAGCACAACTTGGAAATAGATGcctctcttcctctgcctgaCAGCCCTGCTTCTGGGGCAGAGGACTCCCTTTCTGAGAGTGTTGCCTTGGATGATGCCCCTCCATGA
- the GTF3C6 gene encoding general transcription factor 3C polypeptide 6 isoform X5 → MAAAESTEEGGRKDGVEEDEVEEQLVMVELSGIIDSDFLEKCENKCKILGIETERPILQVDRYVFAGEYEDTLGTCVVFEENTEHVDAEGNQKVQLKYKCHTMKKLNMTRTLLTEKKEGEENVGGVEWLQIKDRDFSYSRPNTICSFLREKEDSEESVQAQDKLTEESEGEPCFWGRGLPF, encoded by the exons ATGGCGGCGGCAGAGAGCACGGAGGAGGGCGGGAGGAAAGATGGAGTGGAGGAGGACGAGGTGGAG GAGCAGCTGGTCATGGTGGAGCTATCAGGAATTATTGATTCAGACTTCttagaaaaatgtgaaaacaaatgcaagatTTTG GGAATAGAGACAGAGAGGCCCATTTTACAAGTGGACAGATATGTATTTGCAGGAGAATATGAAG ATACCTTGGGAACCTGTGTGgtttttgaagaaaacacagagcatG TAGATGCAGAAGGCAACCAAAAAGTACAGCTGAAATACAAGTGCCACACAATGAAGAAGCTGAACATGACACGGACACTTTTGAcggaaaagaaagaaggagaagagaATGTTG GTGGAGTGGAGTGGTTACAGATCAAAGACAGAGATTTTTCCTACAGCAGGCCTAATACAATTTGCAGCTTTCTGCGTGAAAAAGAAGATTCTGAGGAGTCAGTTCAGGCCCAAGACAAACTGACTGAAGAGTCAGAGGGAGAG CCCTGCTTCTGGGGCAGAGGACTCCCTTTCTGA
- the GTF3C6 gene encoding general transcription factor 3C polypeptide 6 isoform X1, whose translation MAAAESTEEGGRKDGVEEDEVEEQLVMVELSGIIDSDFLEKCENKCKILGIETERPILQVDRYVFAGEYEDTLGTCVVFEENTEHVDAEGNQKVQLKYKCHTMKKLNMTRTLLTEKKEGEENVGGVEWLQIKDRDFSYSRPNTICSFLREKEDSEESVQAQDKLTEESEGEVSGEGNSDMNCDLEKQHNLEIDASLPLPDSPASGAEDSLSESVALDDAPP comes from the exons ATGGCGGCGGCAGAGAGCACGGAGGAGGGCGGGAGGAAAGATGGAGTGGAGGAGGACGAGGTGGAG GAGCAGCTGGTCATGGTGGAGCTATCAGGAATTATTGATTCAGACTTCttagaaaaatgtgaaaacaaatgcaagatTTTG GGAATAGAGACAGAGAGGCCCATTTTACAAGTGGACAGATATGTATTTGCAGGAGAATATGAAG ATACCTTGGGAACCTGTGTGgtttttgaagaaaacacagagcatG TAGATGCAGAAGGCAACCAAAAAGTACAGCTGAAATACAAGTGCCACACAATGAAGAAGCTGAACATGACACGGACACTTTTGAcggaaaagaaagaaggagaagagaATGTTG GTGGAGTGGAGTGGTTACAGATCAAAGACAGAGATTTTTCCTACAGCAGGCCTAATACAATTTGCAGCTTTCTGCGTGAAAAAGAAGATTCTGAGGAGTCAGTTCAGGCCCAAGACAAACTGACTGAAGAGTCAGAGGGAGAGGTGAGTGGTGAAGGAAATTCTGACATGAATTGTGACCTGGAGAAGCAGCACAACTTGGAAATAGATGcctctcttcctctgcctgaCAGCCCTGCTTCTGGGGCAGAGGACTCCCTTTCTGAGAGTGTTGCCTTGGATGATGCCCCTCCATGA
- the GTF3C6 gene encoding general transcription factor 3C polypeptide 6 isoform X2, giving the protein MAAAESTEEGGRKDGVEEDEVEEQLVMVELSGIIDSDFLEKCENKCKILGIETERPILQVDRYVFAGEYEDTLGTCVVFEENTEHDAEGNQKVQLKYKCHTMKKLNMTRTLLTEKKEGEENVGGVEWLQIKDRDFSYSRPNTICSFLREKEDSEESVQAQDKLTEESEGEVSGEGNSDMNCDLEKQHNLEIDASLPLPDSPASGAEDSLSESVALDDAPP; this is encoded by the exons ATGGCGGCGGCAGAGAGCACGGAGGAGGGCGGGAGGAAAGATGGAGTGGAGGAGGACGAGGTGGAG GAGCAGCTGGTCATGGTGGAGCTATCAGGAATTATTGATTCAGACTTCttagaaaaatgtgaaaacaaatgcaagatTTTG GGAATAGAGACAGAGAGGCCCATTTTACAAGTGGACAGATATGTATTTGCAGGAGAATATGAAG ATACCTTGGGAACCTGTGTGgtttttgaagaaaacacagagcatG ATGCAGAAGGCAACCAAAAAGTACAGCTGAAATACAAGTGCCACACAATGAAGAAGCTGAACATGACACGGACACTTTTGAcggaaaagaaagaaggagaagagaATGTTG GTGGAGTGGAGTGGTTACAGATCAAAGACAGAGATTTTTCCTACAGCAGGCCTAATACAATTTGCAGCTTTCTGCGTGAAAAAGAAGATTCTGAGGAGTCAGTTCAGGCCCAAGACAAACTGACTGAAGAGTCAGAGGGAGAGGTGAGTGGTGAAGGAAATTCTGACATGAATTGTGACCTGGAGAAGCAGCACAACTTGGAAATAGATGcctctcttcctctgcctgaCAGCCCTGCTTCTGGGGCAGAGGACTCCCTTTCTGAGAGTGTTGCCTTGGATGATGCCCCTCCATGA
- the GTF3C6 gene encoding general transcription factor 3C polypeptide 6 isoform X4: MAAAESTEEGGRKDGVEEDEVEEQLVMVELSGIIDSDFLEKCENKCKILGIETERPILQVDRYVFAGEYEDTLGTCVVFEENTEHGGVEWLQIKDRDFSYSRPNTICSFLREKEDSEESVQAQDKLTEESEGEVSGEGNSDMNCDLEKQHNLEIDASLPLPDSPASGAEDSLSESVALDDAPP, encoded by the exons ATGGCGGCGGCAGAGAGCACGGAGGAGGGCGGGAGGAAAGATGGAGTGGAGGAGGACGAGGTGGAG GAGCAGCTGGTCATGGTGGAGCTATCAGGAATTATTGATTCAGACTTCttagaaaaatgtgaaaacaaatgcaagatTTTG GGAATAGAGACAGAGAGGCCCATTTTACAAGTGGACAGATATGTATTTGCAGGAGAATATGAAG ATACCTTGGGAACCTGTGTGgtttttgaagaaaacacagagcatG GTGGAGTGGAGTGGTTACAGATCAAAGACAGAGATTTTTCCTACAGCAGGCCTAATACAATTTGCAGCTTTCTGCGTGAAAAAGAAGATTCTGAGGAGTCAGTTCAGGCCCAAGACAAACTGACTGAAGAGTCAGAGGGAGAGGTGAGTGGTGAAGGAAATTCTGACATGAATTGTGACCTGGAGAAGCAGCACAACTTGGAAATAGATGcctctcttcctctgcctgaCAGCCCTGCTTCTGGGGCAGAGGACTCCCTTTCTGAGAGTGTTGCCTTGGATGATGCCCCTCCATGA